A stretch of DNA from Oscillatoria sp. FACHB-1406:
TTGTTTGGATGAGGTAAACGGGGGAAAACTGTAAGGTCTTTTCAATCTCTATAGGGAGAACGTATACAGTAACTCTAAACAATTACTCGCTCGATAGGGGTAATAATAGTGCGTCCTGGTCAATCTTGGGTTAAACTGAATTGGTTTGTAAGCCTCGAGCTAATGCAAACCCCTGCGGGATTTCGCCCTTTCTATTGGTCTTATTGACAGGTTGCGTTTAGAGCCATTGAACTTCCCGAAAAAATCTCTTCTAACTGTTCCGACGAAACTAGATGCGTTAAACCAGGTTTTATCGTGGTTTGACAGCAATCGTCAACCCTTAATTCCTCAGAAAGATTGGTTGCAGTGTCAACTCGCTCTGGCTGAGGCGTTTACGAATGCGGTTCGTCACGCTCACAAAGGTTTGAGCGAAGATACGCCGATCGACTTAGAGGTTTTACTGTACCCCACCAGTATAGAACTGCGAATTTGGGATTGCGGTGCGCCATTTGACTTAGAAAACCGGATCGAAACCCTTGACAGACAACCCAACGAGCACTGCGGAGGCGGACGCGGATTGATCTTGATGGATCGAATTGCCGATCGCCTCAGTTACCGTCGCGTTGACGAACAACGGAATTGTTTGGTGCTGGTTAAAACATTTGAAATTGAAAACGCTTGACAGACGCATGACGATCTCGACTTCGTACCCTTTTTTCGCGATCGCTCGAGCAAAACTTGGAGAGCGGGGTCGTCATCAATTACCAGGATTTGAGCCATGACCGATGCGTTGTTTGGATGAGGTAAACGAGGGCAAACTGTAAAGTCTTTTCAATCTCTGTAGGGAGAACGGAAGCAACAATTCTAAACAATTCCCTGCTCGATAGGGGTAATAATAGTGCGTCTTCACCGAACTTGGGTTAAACTGAATTGGTTTGCAAGCCTCGAGCTGATGCAAACCGCTAAGCCAATCCCTGCGGGGTTTTGCCCTTCCCACTGGTCTCATCGACAGGTTGCCTTTAGAACCATTGAACTTCCCGAAAAAATCTCTTTTAACTGTTCCGACGAAACTAGATGCGTTAAGCCAGGTTTTATCGTGGTTTGACAGCAATCGTCAATTAATGCCTCAGAAAGATTGGTTGCAGTGTCAACTGGCTCTGGCTGAGGCTTTTACGAATGCCGTTCGACACGCTCACAAAGGTTTAAGTGAAGATACGCCGATTGAGTTAGAGGTTTTACTGTATCCCACCAGTATAGAACTGCGGATTTGGGATCGCGGTGCGCCTTTCGACTTGGAAGGATATATCAAAACCTTGGACGAACAACCCAATTATCACTCAGGGGGTCAACGCGGGTTGATCCTGATGAAAAGTATTGCCGATCGCCTCAGTTACCGTCGCGTTGACGAACAGCGGAATTGTTTGTTGCTGGTTAAAACGTTTGAAGTTTCCAGCCCATGACTTTCGACCTTATCTCCGCACCAGCGTTAGCCCAGCAGAGCGATCGCGCGTCGGTTGCAATTGTTGACTGTCGCTTCTCTCTAGCCGATCCTCAACTCGGACGGCAGCAGTACGATCGCGGCCACATCCCCGGCGCATATTATCTCGACCTCGATCGCGATTTATCCTCCCCAAAAGGCGCGCGCGGCGGTCGCCATCCCCTCCCCACACCCGACGCATTAGCCCCAAAACTCGCGGCAATGGGCATCGAGCCAGAAACCCTCGTTGTTGCCTACGATGACTCCAAAGGAGCATTTGCAGCGCGCTTGTGGTGGTTATTGCGCTACTGGGGTCGCGATCGCGTTGCCTTACTGGACGGCGGTTGGTCGGCTTGGGTTGCAGGCGGCTATCCCATCAGTACAGAAGTTCCCGCCCCAAAAGCCGGAAATTTCCAGCCTCAAGTGCGAACCGATTGGACGGTGGATCTGGAGGAAGTCAAAGCGCGCAAAGATTTACCGGGAGTCGTACTCATCGACGCACGAGAAAGCGATCGCTATCGGGGCGATCGCGAACCCATCGATCCCGTCGCCGGACATATCCCCGGTGCAGTTAACCATTTCTGGCAAGACGCTTGCGACGATCGCGGCTTTTTTCTTCCCCCCAACCTCCAACAACAGCGTTGGGCGCACCTCGCCCCAGAGGACGAAATCATCGTCTATTGCGGCTCGGGCGTAACCGCCTGCGTCAATCTCTGGTCGATGGCCGCCGCCGGTATCTCTGGTGCAAAGCTATATCCCGGCGGCTGGAGCGAGTGGTGTTCCGCGGAAACTCCCCCCGCTTAGAGCGCGAGTCCAGTTGAAAGACTTGACAGAATTTGTTAATTGTGTATTGTGCTTGGAAGAATTTCCGGTGTAGGACGGACATTGCCGTTTTCGGCTTAAATCCAAGAACGTAAGGGCGAATAGCATTGAACGTAGGGGCGAATGGCATTCGCCCTAAAGCTCAATCCCGCTCCCCTGAATCGTCAAATCCCTCTGCCATAATTGAGAATGAATACATCGCGCCCTCCCTTATGTCAGAAAACACCCTTCGTATCGTCACCCAAGACTCAATTAACCCTTCCGAAGGTCGAAAAGATCCGACAAGTTCGGCCAGTGCGGGATATTGGGACGACGACGCAGAACCAGCACCCATTGCACCCCGTCGCGGCAATCTCACCTTTCATGAAATCGGGGCAGAAAAGCTCGAAAAAGAATTAGTGCGGGTGCTGCGCGTTCTCGATACTTCCCTCAGTCGCGCTATGCAACAAGCGAACCTGCAATCGGTGGAATTAAATGAAGTCGAAGTCTCCGTTGCGATTTCCGCTAACGGTTCCTTAAGCATTCTTGGATTGGGTGCAGAAATTGGCGGCAGCAGCAGTATTACATTGAAACTGAAACCCAAGGGACAATAAGCATTGATATTTTGTAGGGTGGGCAGCGCCCACCAGCCTTAAGTTCAGTGCCATTCCGTTATAGATAACGTTCCCCTGAAGTAGAAGTAGGGTGCGTTAGCGAAGCGTAACGCACCATTATATCCGTTTATTTTCCCGATAAAACATGGCAAAAAATTGGGCAATCTGTGTCGGTATTAACCAATACGCTCATCTTCAACCCTTGCGCTACGCACGGGAAGATGCACGCCAAATGCACGAGTTCCTCAAAACTGAAAGCTTCAATCGGATTTTGCTATTGTGCGACGGTAATTCAGAACCTAAAACCTATCCCTCTTGTAACAACCTCTGGCACGCTCTCAACAGTATTAAAGACCAAGATAAAGCAGCCCACGACGGCGATACGTTTAACATTTGGTTCTTCTTTAGCGGTCATGGAATGCGCTTTAATGGCAAAGATTATCTCATGCCAGGGGAGCAACAGAGAGTTCTTCTCCCCCCTCGCCCAAAATTGGGAGAGGGGGGTCGGGGGGGTGAGGGCTGGGATGACGCTATAACAAACACTCGTGCTTAAGTTGACACCAATGTCGCCCCTACCCAATTTTGTCATAACTGCCTTGGCGATGGCTATAGCTTAAGCTTATTGCAGAAAGAACGAGAATTGCGCTGTAAGCTCGTAACTTAAGGCAGTCGATATAAAACTCGCTCTATTTCGTTACGCAAAAAGGCTTCTTGTTGCGTATCTTGGTTAGCAACGGCGCTCTCGAGGGCTTGCTGGAAGAATTGGTAAGCTCGCGTCCAATCCCCCATCCGATGGTACACTTGTCCGGTCAGGCGCAAGGCGATGAGTTCGCGATCGGGCTGTCCGTTTTCCTTTGCCAGCGCCGCCCAGCGCTTCAATTCCGTCAGCGCTGCCTCGGTTTTACCCCCCGCCAGGTAAGCGCGCGCTAAACCAATGGTGGCATTTAAACTGCCGGTAGGATCGATCGCTTCCCGAGCCAGTTGTCGGGCGATACCGTAGGAAATTTGCGCTTCTTTGTAGTTTCCCGCCGCAAAATAAGCATCACCCAAGCCGTTGCGACTGTTAATTTCGCCCAAAGGATCGCTAGCGCGACGGCGGTATTGAATGGCGCTTTCGTATTGCTTGATGGCTTCTATATAGTTGCCCCGACGAACGGCGAGTAAACCCAAATTGCTGCGGCTGAGTCCTTCGCCTTCGTTGCTGTCGATACTTTCCGCGATCGCGAGGGCTTCGCGAAAGGCGGTTTCTGCACCCTGAAAATTGTCGTACTGAAGGAGAATCGTACCGACGTTATTATACCCGAAAATCTGACCGCGAAAATCATTGCGATCGCGCGCCACGCCCAACCGCATCCGCAAGTACCGTTCCGCCGCATCAATGCGATCGAGCTTCAGATACGTCATCCCCAAAAAATCGTAAGTCTGCCCCAGCGCTTGTGTCTCGCCCAAACGCTGGTAAATGTCCGCCGCTTGCAACCAATAGTCAATCGCTTTGCGATATTGCCGCTGTTTTTCTGCCTCGCCCCCAAAGCGCACTAATCGATCCGCTTCTTCCCGCGAACTGCCTTGCGTGCCATTGTTCGTAGGCGCGTAGAGGGGATCGTCAAACAACTGCGCGCCAACCGAGTGAGAATAACCCGCAATTCCTCCCGTTGCGACAACCAGCGCTAAAAGAGCAGCCGGATAGTTCTGTGGTAAAAAATATTGCCAGCGTTGCAACATGGCCGCATCCCCCGTTATGACTCTCTCCGGATTTTATGATACGCTGTCGGGTTCGCGATCGGCTACTTTAACTCCTCGCAGAGTAATTCTCCGC
This window harbors:
- a CDS encoding ATP-binding protein, producing the protein MRLEPLNFPKKSLLTVPTKLDALNQVLSWFDSNRQPLIPQKDWLQCQLALAEAFTNAVRHAHKGLSEDTPIDLEVLLYPTSIELRIWDCGAPFDLENRIETLDRQPNEHCGGGRGLILMDRIADRLSYRRVDEQRNCLVLVKTFEIENA
- a CDS encoding anti-sigma regulatory factor encodes the protein MNFPKKSLLTVPTKLDALSQVLSWFDSNRQLMPQKDWLQCQLALAEAFTNAVRHAHKGLSEDTPIELEVLLYPTSIELRIWDRGAPFDLEGYIKTLDEQPNYHSGGQRGLILMKSIADRLSYRRVDEQRNCLLLVKTFEVSSP
- a CDS encoding sulfurtransferase, whose product is MTFDLISAPALAQQSDRASVAIVDCRFSLADPQLGRQQYDRGHIPGAYYLDLDRDLSSPKGARGGRHPLPTPDALAPKLAAMGIEPETLVVAYDDSKGAFAARLWWLLRYWGRDRVALLDGGWSAWVAGGYPISTEVPAPKAGNFQPQVRTDWTVDLEEVKARKDLPGVVLIDARESDRYRGDREPIDPVAGHIPGAVNHFWQDACDDRGFFLPPNLQQQRWAHLAPEDEIIVYCGSGVTACVNLWSMAAAGISGAKLYPGGWSEWCSAETPPA
- a CDS encoding caspase family protein, producing the protein MAKNWAICVGINQYAHLQPLRYAREDARQMHEFLKTESFNRILLLCDGNSEPKTYPSCNNLWHALNSIKDQDKAAHDGDTFNIWFFFSGHGMRFNGKDYLMPGEQQRVLLPPRPKLGEGGRGGEGWDDAITNTRA
- a CDS encoding tetratricopeptide repeat protein, with protein sequence MLQRWQYFLPQNYPAALLALVVATGGIAGYSHSVGAQLFDDPLYAPTNNGTQGSSREEADRLVRFGGEAEKQRQYRKAIDYWLQAADIYQRLGETQALGQTYDFLGMTYLKLDRIDAAERYLRMRLGVARDRNDFRGQIFGYNNVGTILLQYDNFQGAETAFREALAIAESIDSNEGEGLSRSNLGLLAVRRGNYIEAIKQYESAIQYRRRASDPLGEINSRNGLGDAYFAAGNYKEAQISYGIARQLAREAIDPTGSLNATIGLARAYLAGGKTEAALTELKRWAALAKENGQPDRELIALRLTGQVYHRMGDWTRAYQFFQQALESAVANQDTQQEAFLRNEIERVLYRLP